The following are encoded in a window of Spirochaeta cellobiosiphila DSM 17781 genomic DNA:
- a CDS encoding metal-dependent transcriptional regulator, translated as MEKLTETVEDYIKTVWTLSEYGSKNDLIPLGDLARQLKLAPGTVTVMIKRFTQDGWFEYEARKGCRLTPQGVCKAISILRKHRLLEYFLVETLGMNWDEVHQEAENLEHSLSDKVVEKLDEFLEFPSHDPHGKRICRSEEELETS; from the coding sequence ATGGAAAAATTAACAGAAACAGTCGAAGACTATATTAAGACAGTATGGACCTTATCAGAATATGGTTCTAAGAATGATCTCATTCCTTTGGGGGATTTGGCTAGACAGCTTAAACTGGCACCGGGAACAGTTACGGTCATGATCAAACGTTTTACTCAGGATGGGTGGTTTGAGTATGAAGCCAGAAAGGGTTGTCGATTGACTCCACAAGGTGTTTGCAAGGCTATCTCTATTCTGCGAAAGCATCGTCTTCTAGAGTATTTTCTCGTCGAAACTCTGGGTATGAACTGGGATGAAGTTCATCAAGAAGCAGAAAATCTTGAACATAGTCTGTCTGATAAGGTTGTTGAAAAGTTAGATGAATTTTTAGAATTCCCTTCCCATGATCCCCATGGGAAGAGAATTTGCCGTTCTGAAGAAGAACTGGAGACTTCTTAA
- the metE gene encoding 5-methyltetrahydropteroyltriglutamate--homocysteine S-methyltransferase, whose translation MSTQTYLTGFSRIGEHRELKKALEQYWSGKISFPELEELSKKLRAKHWTEQSGQKIDYISSNDFSYYDTMLDTSIMINAIPERFRDLSQYEDIYFSMARGNASSTAMEMTKWFNTNYHYIVPELDKRTPFQANINKIRTEYREAKELGIQSKINLIGPITYTGLSKSLDTSDPFDYYESILETYVKVIQEISELDDSIILQIDEPILVKDPAPKLLDLIIQTYNTLASVSTKIKIIVMTYFEQASEAVPLLSQTPIWGIGLDFIHGKDNLQSLSSIGDKVLVAGIIDGRNIWISHYDEALKLIESIREQVPHNKLLLSTSCSLLHVPYSLRNEPQEAPIKQWLAFGVEKLKELVLLKAILENDNTSETKAALEENRNIHKNKLVSSLIHNDKVQQRVSKEGNRDREGNFHERIQLQRQQFNLPSLPTTTIGSFPQTKELRKIRRDYKKKLITKEVYESSLKQYIKECVEFQEEIDLDVLVHGEPERNDMVEYFGELLEGFHFTSNGWVQSYGSRCVKPPIIYGDISRPKAMTVEWISYAQSLTKRIMKGMLTGPVTIINWSFVRNDLSRELISQQIALALSDEVRDLQEAGIKIIQVDEAAFKEGYPLRKKNIKSYEDWAVKGFKLTVSTAHKETQIHTHMCYSAFNDIIETIEAMDADVITIETARSGNRLLKVFRDSQYKKEIGPGVYDIHSPRVPSVQEFEDQIRERLKVLPVDQMWVNPDCGLKTRAWEEVRSALTNMVRATKRIRSSGD comes from the coding sequence ATGTCTACACAAACCTATCTAACAGGGTTCTCACGCATAGGAGAACACCGGGAATTAAAGAAAGCTCTAGAACAATACTGGTCAGGAAAGATAAGCTTCCCTGAACTTGAAGAGTTAAGTAAAAAACTTAGAGCCAAACACTGGACTGAACAATCAGGTCAAAAAATCGACTATATTAGCTCTAATGACTTTAGTTACTATGATACCATGCTTGATACTTCAATCATGATCAATGCCATACCGGAAAGATTCCGTGATCTCAGTCAATACGAAGATATCTATTTTTCTATGGCTAGAGGCAATGCCTCCTCAACCGCGATGGAAATGACCAAGTGGTTCAATACAAATTATCATTACATTGTACCCGAATTAGATAAACGAACGCCCTTTCAAGCTAATATAAATAAAATTCGTACAGAGTATAGAGAGGCCAAGGAACTTGGTATTCAAAGCAAGATAAACCTCATCGGACCTATTACCTACACAGGATTATCCAAAAGTTTAGACACAAGTGATCCCTTTGATTACTACGAGTCAATCCTGGAGACCTATGTGAAAGTAATCCAGGAGATATCTGAACTAGATGATTCCATTATTCTCCAAATTGATGAGCCCATTTTGGTCAAAGATCCCGCCCCAAAGCTTCTAGATCTTATAATTCAGACTTACAACACATTAGCTTCTGTCAGTACCAAAATAAAAATCATAGTCATGACCTATTTTGAACAAGCTAGTGAAGCTGTTCCTTTATTAAGCCAAACTCCGATTTGGGGAATTGGTCTGGACTTTATTCATGGAAAAGATAATCTGCAAAGCCTTAGTTCCATAGGAGATAAGGTTTTAGTTGCCGGGATCATTGATGGTCGTAATATTTGGATATCCCATTATGATGAAGCCCTAAAACTAATAGAGAGTATTAGAGAACAAGTGCCTCACAACAAGTTATTGCTATCCACATCCTGTTCCCTCCTGCATGTTCCCTATTCCTTACGTAATGAACCCCAGGAGGCTCCTATCAAACAGTGGCTCGCCTTCGGAGTAGAAAAACTGAAAGAATTAGTTCTACTGAAAGCTATCCTGGAGAATGATAATACATCCGAAACGAAAGCGGCCCTCGAAGAGAATCGTAATATCCACAAAAATAAACTTGTATCTTCTCTCATTCATAATGACAAGGTGCAACAAAGAGTTAGTAAAGAGGGAAATCGGGACCGAGAAGGTAACTTCCATGAGCGAATTCAACTTCAAAGACAGCAATTCAACTTACCCTCACTTCCCACTACAACGATAGGAAGCTTCCCACAAACGAAAGAATTGAGAAAGATTCGTAGAGATTATAAAAAGAAACTCATCACCAAAGAAGTTTATGAATCTTCTCTCAAGCAATACATAAAGGAATGTGTTGAATTCCAGGAAGAAATTGATTTAGATGTACTCGTTCATGGGGAACCGGAACGAAATGATATGGTTGAATACTTTGGAGAACTACTGGAAGGATTTCATTTTACTTCAAATGGCTGGGTTCAAAGCTATGGAAGCCGTTGTGTTAAGCCTCCCATCATATATGGGGACATTAGTCGTCCTAAAGCTATGACAGTGGAATGGATAAGCTATGCCCAGAGCTTAACAAAGCGAATTATGAAAGGAATGTTAACCGGTCCTGTAACCATTATTAACTGGTCCTTTGTTCGTAATGACCTTTCACGGGAGTTAATATCCCAGCAAATAGCTTTAGCCCTGAGCGATGAAGTCAGAGATCTCCAGGAAGCTGGAATCAAAATCATACAAGTAGATGAAGCGGCTTTCAAAGAAGGTTATCCCCTTCGTAAGAAAAACATCAAATCCTATGAAGATTGGGCAGTTAAAGGTTTCAAGCTCACCGTGTCTACAGCTCATAAAGAAACTCAGATCCATACCCATATGTGTTACAGTGCTTTCAATGATATCATCGAGACAATTGAAGCCATGGACGCAGATGTTATTACTATTGAAACAGCTCGTAGCGGCAATAGGCTTCTTAAAGTTTTTAGGGATAGTCAGTACAAAAAGGAAATAGGCCCAGGAGTCTATGATATTCATTCTCCCAGAGTACCTTCAGTACAGGAATTTGAAGATCAAATCAGAGAAAGACTAAAAGTTCTGCCAGTCGATCAAATGTGGGTTAATCCCGACTGTGGACTAAAAACAAGAGCTTGGGAAGAAGTCAGATCAGCCCTTACCAATATGGTGAGAGCCACAAAAAGAATACGATCGTCAGGGGATTAA
- a CDS encoding GNAT family N-acetyltransferase, with product MKLELIPAPHDEIIQNLFPYYVYDMSEYAGFSPDEKGSFAVAKEVSRLDEYWTKEKHYPYHIMVDGEIAGFVLIRPYPDREEYNDIGQFFVLRKFKHKGVGREAFIQVVHKHPGKWITRVLPNNKGAYEFWTKVITQETQGSYSIKREVYGDKPMDFIYYHTES from the coding sequence ATGAAGTTAGAACTAATTCCAGCACCTCATGATGAGATTATTCAGAATTTATTTCCATATTATGTTTATGACATGTCCGAATATGCAGGTTTCTCTCCTGATGAGAAAGGTTCCTTTGCTGTGGCGAAAGAAGTGAGTCGATTAGATGAATACTGGACGAAAGAAAAGCATTATCCCTATCATATTATGGTTGATGGTGAGATAGCTGGATTTGTTCTCATTCGTCCTTATCCTGATCGAGAAGAATACAATGATATAGGACAATTCTTTGTATTACGTAAGTTCAAGCATAAGGGTGTGGGCCGTGAAGCGTTTATTCAGGTTGTTCATAAACATCCTGGTAAATGGATAACAAGAGTTTTGCCAAATAATAAAGGGGCATATGAGTTCTGGACAAAGGTTATAACTCAGGAAACACAGGGATCCTATTCGATTAAAAGAGAAGTCTATGGGGATAAGCCTATGGATTTTATTTATTATCATACTGAGTCCTGA